The Campylobacter concisus sequence TCGATGATATTTTTCACCACTCGTATATCTACGCTGTAAATTTTCTTTAAATTTTCGCTACTCATCGCCTCGCTAGCCTCGCCGTAGATGTAGTTTTTATCCCGTCCAAGCATCGCAACCTTTGCATTTAGATAAAAGACCTGCTCTGGTTGATGAGAGGTGAGAATAATGATGTAGCCTTGCTTTGCGAGCTTTTTTATCTCTTTTAAAACTCG is a genomic window containing:
- a CDS encoding ABC transporter ATP-binding protein; protein product: MVLIARALAQRSKVMLLDEPTANLDFGNQMRVLKEIKKLAKQGYIIILTSHQPEQVFYLNAKVAMLGRDKNYIYGEASEAMSSENLKKIYSVDIRVVKNIIDEREHYSCVMVD